Below is a genomic region from Cydia strobilella chromosome 1, ilCydStro3.1, whole genome shotgun sequence.
caaaataaacaaagtttgtaaacaaaaaaatcaatAGCAATATGCTATAGAAATTCAACATACAACCATGTGGGTTTGACGTTTGAAATTGTCAAATTTGTACCTTTCAATGCGTTCGGATCGGAACTATACAACGTAACAACGTAACACAATTACGAATCGCAGTCAAAAACAGCCTATCACAGTCAAAAACACCTGATCTGTGTGAATGATTAGAAGGATATTACATAGCAAGTATTAAGTGATTTAATTAATCCAGATGTCTTAGTAAAATGTTTGTCAACACACTGTTTTTGAAGTAATACAAAAGGTTTTTGAACGTCGTCTTGCCTGGCTACCTTTTGTTAATGCCCCCTGTTCATTATTCATCATTGTAGTACATCAAGTAATGAGGGAtgtcgtttttttgctcaccagttggcgcctctgttgatggtggtccaaaagactaaagaacagctgtcgatcattgaagtgacaagtgacatttgacatttcgaactatggaaaagaccaccatctacactagcgcccctagcggcgaattcatacgcgttagccctcattacataCAACCAGTAGCCTTGGCACACATAAGTGATGGTGTACTCAAGATATCAATTTCTCCTATTGATTTTTCTCTTTCTAGGCCTACTTGGCACAAGTAAAATTTATATAATGGTTGATGATGATGTAATTGTTTAATTAATGTAGATATTCGACTTAAATTGGCGTTTTAgttcctaaaaataaacatgtgtaATTTTCGATTTTCACTTACAGCCCCTCTTAACACACATGGATGACATGGTCAACATAGAATAGATATCATGCTTGTGCATCAATGGTCGGCTTTATGCATTCGACGCTTCTGTACATTCCGATATACGTAAATTGACACACATGAAGAAATTACGGCAGTTTTAACATCTAGCTCTATAGCTAGAATGATCTTCAAGTTACTTTactcaaatattataaaaatctcCACTTGAAATTAATACAATCCGGAAtttctatattttattattatatcatattttGAAACGAAACGTTTATCGTAGAAATATCCCTTTTAGTTGACATAGTTGTCATGTCAATACTTCAATACAATAGTGTCAATAGTGTCATTCATCGTATTCGTATTGAGATTTAGCATTCTTGCTTACTTTTCTCAAAAAGTCTGCTGTCTGGACATTATTAGTGCCGATCTTAGCTCAAATAATCAGTGATCAATACGTGGCTAGCATATATCAAGTTTAGTTAACGAACTTTTACAATTATGGTGCAAATGGAGACGTCCAAGAACACTAGCAAAACTAGTTCACTTAAGGCTCTAATATTAAAAGCCTGGCGAGAACGATGGACTGACATTCAATGGGGAATAAACATCAAGACCATCATACCTCGAGGAGTCAGCGGTGATCTCTACAACCTGGCGGATTGTATTCTCCAGCAAGCCATGGTCGGATGCGGAGCAAACCAGTTAGTAATATCTTATCTTAAACATTCTTTGGCATCGCACATAGTTTCGTATGCGGCTGTGCTACAGAGAATCTCCAAGTTCGACGCATTTCACAAACCTCACTGCATTTTGAGCCTTTTGGAGTTTCTCGAAAGCTTTTTGGACAGTATAACCTGTCGGGGGAAACTGGAGGAGGAAGTAATAGCCACAGCTGTGTCATCCATAATACTGTGGCTTTTGCAAGTCTATCATTATTCTCTGAGTAAATATCCGTCATCAAATACCATTCAAAGTCAAGAACTTCTCGAAAAGTCAACAGCTCTTCTCAGCTCTATAGTAAGTACTGATTATTTAGTAGCTATGTTTTATCTAGCTAAACAAAACAACCCTGATGAATACAATGAGGTTACCAAGAAGTGCCAAGAGTTTACAGCCTTTATGATGATGAACACACAGTTCAAAGCTCCAGTGGCGATTCATGAGACTTTACAAAAGGTATGTAATATGGATATTGACAAAATAGCGCCATTGAATCTCAAGCCCGAACCTGTCACTCATTGTTTGCAGGCGTTAGTTGCTATAAACATTTTGGCAAACCCTAGTGCTGACATGCAACAACTATCAACACAACTGCTTATGATAAAGAGGATCAAGGGATATTCCCTGGGCAGACTCTTTTGTGAGCTAATCCGAGCTTGCTTCATTTCTTTGAATGACTCCAGTAAAGATGCATCTAAACAAGCACTTTGGGCAGCATTCACATTTCTTAAAGTGCCACAAGTTATAAGTTACCTGCACAGCACATGTGGCACCAGCAACAAAGAAGGAGATTACTCTGCAGAAACTGTTGAAGCCTTTGAGAAACTACTGCAGTCAACTCCACTATTGGATATAGTTGACACTAAAAACTCTTGTAACAGCATTGTGTCCTTATTGGAGCCCTTAGTCAAACTTAATGTAGTGACGGAGCAACACCTGTCCTACTTTAGCCAAAAAAGAGAAAGCAAAGACGTAAAGTTGCAAAAATTAGAACCCACTGGCCTCCAGGGATCTGTGCCTTCATTCATTACACGGGCAGAACCTACTCTAGCTGGTATATTAAAGACAATGTCTGGAGATTTCCACAAAATGCAAGAGCAACTGTATGCCATGCTTTGCCAGATAGTAGGTGGAACTTCTTTAACAACAATATTGGCTGTTGCAGCAGTTGAAGGGAAGTTAAAGTTGTTTGTGTCAAGACTTATCAGATTTAATGAATTTGCTTTACATGCAGCTAGCGAGAAAGGTGCTTCTCAGTCCAAGgtctatatttttgacatttcatttctaattcTTTGTTCGATTGTGCAAGACTATGGTGTTGATGCAGTTTTAGAAGACAATGGAGACTCTTTCTTTGAACAGTGGGTCAGAGAATGTATGCCACAAAAAGGTGTCCACAAGTCACCTGATCAAATTGTGCAAAAATGTGATCCATCCATTGTAGACATTTTTATTCACCACTTGAGTGCACCTGACTTTGATTTCAAAAATACCAATTTGAAACCTCATGAGCTCTGCATGAATGTGAGTCGAACCGTGAAAGAAGTATTATTTGCCTGGGAGCAAGGTTCATTATCTGCTGTGGATGTTAAGAGAATGTTGGATTCTTTAAGACAGAAAATGGCGTCACTAGCGGTATGTGCTACTGTTTGGCTGTGTGCCTATATTGATGTTGTTATCCAAGATGCTTTCTTGAAGCCAATAAACATGATACAGCAGTTATTGACTCCACCAAGTGAGGTAGAATTGGCCCAAATTGACAACTTTAAAGAGCGTGCTATTCTAATGTgccaaattattagaaaaatgcAATATGACATCCATCCTCCATCTGCACCAAAGAGCAAAAATGTGACTCTTCCTCACACAATTATTTCACGGCAGCCAATTTTAGAACAATTGCAATCAGCCTGGGAGGACGTAAAAACGAGAGGCTATTTGCATATTGATGCCACACACATTATAGAAAGCCTTCTGAATACTGCAGGACCTGTGTGGTTTGTTACGAATCTTGTTAAAGAGACTTTGAAATTTAGGTACCAGGAAGACCTTGATAGATCTGTGGATATAGTTCTTGCCATGTTCCATTTGGACATTGAAAAGTGTACAGAAGCTATGCTTTTACATGTCTTACCACAGTATTTATACAATGCAAAGTTATCTGAAGAACTAGTGGAGCCTCAATCTGCCACATTAGCCAAATTGGCTGTGTACTGTGTCTTTGCTGCACTTGAACACAGCAGCTCAAACAAGGCTCAGAATACTAGAAAACGCCGTCATGAGGATGCTGATGATATGGATGCAATGGTCTCCTCAAGTAAAGTTCGGAGACTGAATGATAATAGTACGGATAGTTCTGTGTATTATATGCAGGGACAGAGTGTGCCTGGGATGAATATGAGAGAACCATTAGCATCTGCTttagaaactttgtataaaTCATTCTCGCAACTCGCTGGAAAAAATGGTGATGTGACTCCTCAGACACAATTTATACTCGAGTTTTTGGTGTATGTCGTGCAGTGTGGTCAAGACAGAGCACAAGTTGTATTGCAGAAAATGCCTAGTGAACTAGTTCCAACACTTATAAAGGCTCTTCCAGATAGTTTTAACATAAATTTGATTTTGAGATTACATGATTTGTCTACTCCTTATGGCAGAAAAGATACTGCCAGAGACTTATGTCTGCTCAGGAATATGAGACTGAGGCCTGAGTAAATGTTGTAACTTTATAGGTACCTGCCTATTCATTAATGTTAGATTAAAATGTATGTTAATGAATATTTGTAATAGAgggtaagaaaataaaactttttaaaatgtaaaatcttTACTTTTTCAAACTCAATTCAACAATGtagcaattaaaattaaaactagtttttcaATACTTTTTACAATTTCTT
It encodes:
- the LOC134740470 gene encoding mediator of RNA polymerase II transcription subunit 24 — encoded protein: MVQMETSKNTSKTSSLKALILKAWRERWTDIQWGINIKTIIPRGVSGDLYNLADCILQQAMVGCGANQLVISYLKHSLASHIVSYAAVLQRISKFDAFHKPHCILSLLEFLESFLDSITCRGKLEEEVIATAVSSIILWLLQVYHYSLSKYPSSNTIQSQELLEKSTALLSSIVSTDYLVAMFYLAKQNNPDEYNEVTKKCQEFTAFMMMNTQFKAPVAIHETLQKVCNMDIDKIAPLNLKPEPVTHCLQALVAINILANPSADMQQLSTQLLMIKRIKGYSLGRLFCELIRACFISLNDSSKDASKQALWAAFTFLKVPQVISYLHSTCGTSNKEGDYSAETVEAFEKLLQSTPLLDIVDTKNSCNSIVSLLEPLVKLNVVTEQHLSYFSQKRESKDVKLQKLEPTGLQGSVPSFITRAEPTLAGILKTMSGDFHKMQEQLYAMLCQIVGGTSLTTILAVAAVEGKLKLFVSRLIRFNEFALHAASEKGASQSKVYIFDISFLILCSIVQDYGVDAVLEDNGDSFFEQWVRECMPQKGVHKSPDQIVQKCDPSIVDIFIHHLSAPDFDFKNTNLKPHELCMNVSRTVKEVLFAWEQGSLSAVDVKRMLDSLRQKMASLAVCATVWLCAYIDVVIQDAFLKPINMIQQLLTPPSEVELAQIDNFKERAILMCQIIRKMQYDIHPPSAPKSKNVTLPHTIISRQPILEQLQSAWEDVKTRGYLHIDATHIIESLLNTAGPVWFVTNLVKETLKFRYQEDLDRSVDIVLAMFHLDIEKCTEAMLLHVLPQYLYNAKLSEELVEPQSATLAKLAVYCVFAALEHSSSNKAQNTRKRRHEDADDMDAMVSSSKVRRLNDNSTDSSVYYMQGQSVPGMNMREPLASALETLYKSFSQLAGKNGDVTPQTQFILEFLVYVVQCGQDRAQVVLQKMPSELVPTLIKALPDSFNINLILRLHDLSTPYGRKDTARDLCLLRNMRLRPE